In one Cupriavidus taiwanensis genomic region, the following are encoded:
- a CDS encoding ABC transporter permease, translating to MTAVTVEPEDKTPPPAAAREQSPWRRFAAEFFASKIAVAGLATLVTIILIAIFAPWLAPQNPYDLATLDVLDARLAPGEQAGSGMTFLLGSDEQGRDILSAVMYGLRISIGVGVVSTLIALLLGATLGLLAGFLGGRTEAFIMRVADLQLSFPPILLALILLAFLRPGLGNIVIALVAVQWAYYARTTRSAALVERRKEYIEAATCLGLPPARIMFRHLLPNCLPPLIVIAALQVASAITLEATLSFLGLGVPITEPSLGSLISNGQQYMLSGKYWISFFPGIALVVTIVAMNLVADQLRDVLNPRLQTQ from the coding sequence ATGACCGCAGTCACAGTCGAACCCGAAGACAAGACGCCGCCGCCCGCCGCGGCGCGCGAGCAGTCCCCATGGCGGCGCTTTGCCGCGGAGTTCTTTGCCAGCAAGATCGCCGTGGCGGGACTGGCCACGCTGGTGACCATCATCCTGATCGCGATCTTCGCGCCGTGGCTGGCGCCGCAGAACCCGTATGACCTGGCCACGCTGGACGTGCTCGACGCGCGCCTGGCGCCGGGCGAGCAGGCCGGCAGCGGCATGACCTTCCTGCTGGGCTCGGACGAGCAGGGGCGCGACATCCTGTCGGCGGTGATGTACGGGCTGCGTATCAGCATCGGCGTGGGCGTGGTCAGCACCCTGATCGCGCTGCTGCTGGGCGCAACGCTAGGCTTGCTGGCCGGCTTCCTGGGCGGGCGCACCGAGGCCTTCATCATGCGCGTGGCGGACCTGCAGCTGTCGTTCCCGCCGATCCTGCTGGCGCTGATCCTGCTGGCCTTCCTGCGCCCCGGGCTGGGCAATATCGTGATCGCGCTGGTGGCGGTGCAGTGGGCCTACTACGCGCGCACCACGCGCAGCGCCGCGCTGGTCGAACGGCGCAAGGAATACATCGAGGCCGCCACCTGCCTGGGCCTGCCGCCGGCGCGCATCATGTTCCGCCACCTGCTGCCCAACTGCCTGCCGCCGCTGATCGTGATCGCGGCGCTGCAGGTGGCTTCGGCAATCACGCTGGAGGCGACGCTGTCCTTCCTTGGGTTGGGGGTGCCGATCACCGAGCCGTCGCTCGGCTCGCTGATCTCGAACGGCCAGCAGTACATGCTGTCGGGCAAGTACTGGATCAGCTTCTTCCCGGGCATCGCGCTGGTGGTCACCATCGTGGCGATGAACCTGGTCGCCGACCAGCTGCGCGATGTGCTGAACCCGCGCCTGCAGACGCAATAA
- a CDS encoding ABC transporter permease yields MLVFIIRRLMQSVVVLFAMSLLVFLGVFAIGNPVDILINPQADQEDIKRTIAALGLDKPLWEQYWVFLQNALQGNLGTSFAHGTPALKLIFERMPATMELAVCAILLAIVLGIPLGLWAGLRPKGIAGKSIMTVSILGFSLPTFWVGLMLIMVFAVQLGWLPSNGRGETVRVLGIPLSFLTADGIRHLILPAVTLSLLNIAMVIRLTRAGTQEAMLQDYVKFARAKGLSNTRIVGVHVLKNILIPIVTVIALQFGSIIAFAIVTETIFAWPGMGKLIIDSIQLLDRPVIVAYLMVIVTLFILINLVVDIIYSMLDPRVRIADNKG; encoded by the coding sequence ATGCTGGTCTTTATCATCCGGCGCCTGATGCAGAGCGTGGTCGTGCTCTTCGCCATGTCGCTGCTGGTTTTCCTCGGCGTCTTTGCCATCGGCAATCCCGTCGATATCCTGATCAACCCGCAGGCCGACCAGGAGGACATCAAGCGCACCATCGCGGCGCTGGGCCTGGACAAGCCGCTGTGGGAGCAATACTGGGTGTTCCTGCAGAATGCGCTGCAAGGCAACCTCGGTACCTCGTTCGCGCACGGCACGCCTGCGCTCAAGCTGATCTTCGAGCGCATGCCCGCGACCATGGAGCTGGCGGTCTGCGCGATCCTGCTGGCGATCGTGCTGGGCATCCCGCTGGGGCTGTGGGCCGGGCTGCGGCCCAAGGGCATTGCCGGCAAGTCGATCATGACGGTGTCGATCCTGGGCTTCTCGCTGCCGACCTTCTGGGTCGGGCTGATGCTGATCATGGTGTTCGCGGTGCAACTGGGCTGGCTGCCGTCCAACGGCCGCGGCGAGACCGTGCGCGTGCTCGGCATCCCGCTCAGCTTCCTGACCGCGGACGGGATCCGGCACCTGATCCTGCCGGCGGTGACGCTGTCGCTGCTCAACATCGCCATGGTGATCCGGCTCACGCGCGCCGGCACGCAGGAGGCGATGCTGCAGGATTACGTCAAGTTCGCGCGCGCCAAGGGACTGTCGAACACCCGCATCGTCGGCGTGCATGTGCTCAAGAACATCCTGATCCCGATCGTCACCGTGATCGCGCTGCAGTTCGGCTCGATCATTGCCTTTGCGATCGTGACCGAGACCATCTTTGCCTGGCCCGGCATGGGCAAGCTCATCATCGACTCGATCCAGCTGCTGGACCGGCCGGTGATCGTCGCCTACCTGATGGTGATCGTGACCCTGTTCATCCTGATCAACCTGGTGGTGGACATCATCTACAGCATGCTCGATCCGCGCGTGCGCATTGCCGACAACAAGGGCTGA
- a CDS encoding ABC transporter substrate-binding protein, which yields MSLRTFKKAIGAVAVAGALGLALAGTAQAADLKLAMSSPPTSMDPHFYNLFSNINVSEHVFDSLTKMDPDSRIIPGLAESWKLVNDLTWEFKIRKGVKFHDGSELTAEDVIWSLDRPATIQNSPGKFDVYTKAIVNKKIVDKHTIQLTTSQPYPLMLNDLTSIFIVQKKATQGLGSDDFAQGKGMVGTGPFKFVSYARDDRVELVRNNDYWGNKPAWDKVTLRFIPNPATRLAALLSGDVQAIENVPTPDLPKVRKDPKLAFFSKISHRVIYLYFDAKRDKSPYVTTKEGAPLDKNPLKDTRVRNAISMAINRQGIKDRLMEGLSEPTNNLVPPTLFGYNPNLKTVKYDPEGAKKLLAEAGFPNGFGVTLHTPNNRYVNDEKIAQTIAQNLTRIGIATKVEGMPMATYSSKGIKHEWSFGLLGWGAQTGEVSSPLRALLACEDSKKGFGTTNWGEYCNPKMDVVLEKALSTVDDTERSKLLQEATAIAINDGGIIPIHQQVTTWATQKGIVYVPRTDERTYAHNFKPQ from the coding sequence ATGTCCCTTCGCACTTTCAAGAAGGCAATTGGCGCGGTCGCTGTGGCGGGGGCCCTTGGCCTCGCGCTGGCCGGCACCGCCCAGGCCGCGGACCTCAAACTGGCCATGAGTTCGCCGCCGACCTCGATGGATCCGCACTTCTACAACCTGTTCTCCAACATCAACGTTTCCGAGCATGTCTTCGACTCGCTGACCAAGATGGACCCGGACAGCCGCATCATCCCGGGCCTGGCCGAGTCGTGGAAGCTGGTCAACGACCTGACCTGGGAATTCAAGATCCGCAAGGGGGTGAAGTTCCACGACGGCTCCGAGCTGACCGCCGAGGACGTGATCTGGTCGCTCGACCGCCCCGCCACGATCCAGAACAGCCCGGGCAAGTTCGATGTCTACACCAAGGCGATCGTCAACAAGAAGATCGTCGACAAGCACACCATCCAGCTCACCACCAGCCAGCCGTATCCGCTGATGCTGAACGACCTGACCTCGATCTTCATCGTGCAGAAAAAGGCCACGCAGGGCCTGGGCTCCGATGACTTCGCGCAGGGCAAGGGCATGGTCGGCACCGGCCCGTTCAAGTTCGTCAGCTATGCGCGCGACGACCGGGTCGAGCTGGTGCGCAACAACGATTACTGGGGCAACAAGCCGGCCTGGGACAAGGTCACGCTGCGCTTCATCCCCAACCCGGCGACGCGCCTGGCGGCGCTGCTGTCGGGCGATGTGCAGGCCATCGAGAACGTGCCCACGCCCGACCTGCCCAAGGTGCGCAAGGATCCCAAGCTGGCGTTCTTCTCCAAGATCTCGCACCGCGTGATCTACCTGTACTTCGATGCCAAGCGCGACAAGTCGCCTTACGTCACCACCAAGGAAGGCGCGCCGCTGGACAAGAACCCGCTGAAGGACACGCGCGTGCGCAATGCCATCAGCATGGCAATCAACCGGCAGGGCATCAAGGACCGGCTGATGGAAGGCCTGTCCGAACCGACCAACAACCTGGTGCCGCCCACGTTGTTCGGCTACAACCCCAACCTGAAGACGGTCAAGTACGACCCCGAGGGCGCCAAGAAGCTGCTGGCGGAGGCGGGCTTTCCCAACGGTTTTGGCGTGACGCTGCACACGCCCAACAACCGCTACGTCAACGACGAGAAGATCGCTCAGACCATCGCGCAGAACCTGACCCGCATCGGCATCGCCACCAAGGTCGAGGGCATGCCGATGGCGACGTACTCGTCCAAGGGCATCAAGCACGAGTGGTCGTTCGGCCTGCTCGGCTGGGGCGCGCAGACCGGGGAGGTCAGCTCGCCGCTGCGCGCGCTGCTGGCGTGCGAAGACAGCAAGAAGGGCTTCGGCACCACCAACTGGGGCGAGTACTGCAACCCGAAGATGGACGTGGTGCTGGAAAAGGCGCTGTCGACGGTGGACGACACCGAACGCTCCAAGCTGCTGCAGGAAGCCACCGCGATCGCGATCAACGATGGCGGTATCATCCCGATCCACCAGCAGGTGACCACCTGGGCCACGCAGAAGGGCATCGTCTACGTGCCGCGCACCGACGAGCGCACCTACGCGCATAATTTCAAGCCCCAGTAA
- a CDS encoding M20 aminoacylase family protein has product MKLIPEILQAQAEIRAIRRDIHAHPELCFEEQRTADVVARSLESWGIEVHRGLGTTGLVGVIRNGSSPRTIGLRADMDALPLQEANTFGHRSQHAGKMHACGHDGHTAMLLGAARYLAQHKPFDGTVHLIFQPAEEGGGGAREMIKDGLFERFPCDAVFGVHNWPGMPVGAFGTRAGPLMASSNEFRIVVRGKGAHAAMPNNGNDPVFTAAQIVSALQGIITRNKRPIDTAVISVTQFHAGDATNIVPDQAWIGGTVRTFTVPVLDLIERRMEEVARAVAAAFDCTVEYEFHRNYPPTINSEAETGFAASVAAELVGADNVDSNVEPTMGAEDFSFMLQHKPGCYLFLGNGDGGHRDAGHGIGPCMLHNPSYDFNDALLPVGSTFFVRLAEKWLAPA; this is encoded by the coding sequence ATGAAGCTCATCCCCGAAATCCTGCAGGCACAAGCCGAAATCCGCGCGATCCGGCGCGATATCCACGCCCATCCTGAACTCTGCTTCGAAGAGCAGCGCACCGCCGATGTGGTCGCGCGCAGCCTGGAATCGTGGGGCATCGAGGTCCACCGCGGGCTGGGCACCACCGGCCTGGTCGGCGTGATCCGCAACGGCAGCAGCCCGCGCACCATCGGCCTGCGCGCCGACATGGACGCGCTGCCGCTGCAGGAAGCCAACACCTTCGGGCATCGCTCGCAGCATGCCGGCAAGATGCATGCGTGCGGCCATGACGGCCACACCGCCATGCTGCTCGGCGCGGCGCGCTACCTGGCGCAGCACAAGCCCTTCGACGGCACCGTGCACCTGATCTTCCAGCCGGCCGAGGAAGGCGGCGGCGGCGCGCGCGAGATGATCAAGGACGGCCTGTTCGAGCGCTTTCCGTGCGACGCGGTGTTCGGCGTGCACAACTGGCCTGGCATGCCGGTGGGCGCCTTCGGCACGCGCGCGGGTCCGCTGATGGCCTCGAGCAACGAGTTCCGCATCGTCGTGCGCGGCAAGGGCGCGCATGCGGCCATGCCCAACAACGGCAACGACCCGGTGTTCACCGCCGCGCAGATCGTTTCGGCGCTGCAGGGCATCATCACGCGCAACAAGCGCCCGATCGATACCGCGGTAATCTCGGTCACGCAGTTCCATGCCGGCGATGCCACCAACATCGTGCCGGACCAGGCCTGGATCGGCGGTACCGTCCGTACCTTCACGGTGCCGGTGCTCGACCTGATCGAGCGGCGCATGGAAGAGGTGGCGCGCGCGGTGGCGGCGGCATTCGACTGCACCGTCGAATACGAATTCCACCGCAACTATCCGCCTACCATCAACAGCGAGGCCGAGACCGGCTTTGCCGCCTCGGTCGCCGCCGAACTGGTCGGCGCAGACAACGTCGACAGCAACGTCGAGCCGACCATGGGCGCCGAGGATTTCTCCTTCATGCTGCAGCACAAGCCGGGCTGCTATCTGTTCCTGGGCAATGGCGACGGCGGCCATCGCGACGCCGGCCACGGCATCGGGCCCTGCATGCTGCACAATCCGAGTTACGATTTCAACGACGCACTGCTGCCGGTCGGCTCGACCTTCTTCGTGCGACTGGCGGAGAAGTGGCTGGCACCTGCCTGA
- a CDS encoding DUF2891 domain-containing protein gives MGRSALDRETARSFARVALENILRRYPYKLDHMMAGAGDLAGPAAWHPVFCGSYDWHSSVHMHWLLVRLLALYPDLEDAPRIRAMLDAQLRADAMAAELAYFRRPESRTFERPYGWGWMLKLQAELLALARHDAHATVWAEACAPLASHLSQQLSDFLDAAAFPVRTGTHYNSAFALVMALAYARIHQDLALRRAIVRRAHRWFGHDQKYPARYEPGGDEFLSGGLTEAVLMHAVMDGCAFSEWWELFVPGQAELANWLTPVTMTNRSDPKTAHLDGLNLSRAWCWRLLEPGLPDPLRPLAIRAWSDHIEASLPQAVAGEYVSTHWLASFAVLALAEPIGG, from the coding sequence ATGGGGCGTTCGGCGCTGGATCGCGAGACCGCGCGCAGCTTTGCGCGCGTGGCGCTGGAGAATATCCTGCGCCGTTATCCGTACAAGCTCGACCACATGATGGCGGGCGCCGGCGATCTTGCCGGGCCCGCTGCCTGGCATCCGGTGTTTTGCGGCAGCTACGACTGGCACTCGAGCGTCCATATGCACTGGCTGCTGGTGCGGCTGCTGGCACTGTATCCGGACCTTGAGGACGCGCCGCGCATCCGCGCCATGCTGGACGCCCAGTTGCGTGCGGATGCCATGGCTGCCGAACTCGCGTATTTCCGCCGGCCTGAATCGCGCACCTTCGAGCGCCCCTACGGCTGGGGCTGGATGCTGAAGCTGCAGGCCGAGCTGCTGGCGCTGGCGCGGCACGATGCGCATGCCACGGTCTGGGCCGAAGCCTGCGCGCCGCTGGCCTCGCACCTGTCGCAGCAACTGTCGGATTTCCTCGATGCGGCAGCGTTCCCGGTGCGCACCGGCACCCATTACAACAGCGCCTTTGCGCTGGTCATGGCGCTGGCTTATGCACGCATCCATCAGGACCTGGCCTTGCGCCGCGCCATCGTACGGCGCGCCCACCGCTGGTTCGGCCACGACCAGAAGTATCCGGCCCGCTACGAGCCCGGCGGCGACGAGTTCCTGTCCGGAGGGCTCACCGAAGCCGTGCTGATGCACGCGGTAATGGACGGCTGCGCCTTTTCGGAATGGTGGGAGTTGTTCGTGCCGGGCCAGGCCGAGCTGGCCAACTGGCTGACACCGGTGACGATGACCAACCGCAGCGATCCCAAGACCGCGCATCTGGACGGACTGAACCTGTCGCGCGCATGGTGCTGGCGCTTGCTGGAGCCCGGGCTGCCCGATCCGCTGCGGCCGCTGGCGATCCGTGCGTGGTCGGACCATATCGAGGCATCGCTGCCCCAGGCGGTGGCAGGCGAGTATGTGTCCACGCACTGGCTGGCCTCGTTCGCGGTGCTCGCGCTGGCCGAACCGATCGGCGGCTGA
- a CDS encoding DUF3047 domain-containing protein encodes MTAKMFRLVLTGAAGALLLAGCASTPPEPSTPQVQPGPAVPVASSSAIDCQAFTERMAAHAAVQADSTVTEPDVLAASDIPATDAEAGDDGEPVDASPTTLAALPLFSVSPRGNRLPVGWQPWTINRNKIPTTYSMAEVDQRVVVHAKADSSASGLYVPLRERDAGMLRWTWKTSGIIRNADNSHGAREDSPLRLFVAFDGDKGALPLKDQLMYEMARLTTGREMPYATLMYIWGGQRAEGAVVKNPHTDRVRMIVVDSGTKHANKWRCHERDLRADYRKAFGTDPGQVIAVGIMTDTDNTKSKAEAWYGDIALD; translated from the coding sequence ATGACGGCCAAGATGTTTCGGCTGGTTTTGACTGGCGCCGCCGGCGCGCTACTGCTGGCAGGGTGCGCTTCCACTCCTCCTGAACCTTCCACGCCGCAAGTGCAGCCGGGCCCCGCCGTCCCTGTTGCCTCCAGCTCCGCTATCGATTGCCAGGCGTTCACCGAGCGCATGGCCGCCCATGCCGCCGTGCAGGCCGATAGCACCGTCACTGAACCCGATGTCCTGGCCGCTTCCGACATTCCCGCGACGGATGCGGAAGCAGGCGACGATGGCGAACCCGTCGACGCTTCGCCGACGACCCTCGCCGCGCTGCCGTTGTTTTCAGTTTCGCCGCGCGGCAACCGGCTTCCAGTAGGCTGGCAGCCGTGGACCATCAATCGCAACAAGATCCCCACCACTTACTCGATGGCCGAGGTCGACCAGCGTGTCGTGGTTCACGCCAAGGCAGACAGTTCGGCCTCAGGCCTCTATGTGCCGCTGCGCGAGCGCGATGCCGGCATGCTGCGCTGGACCTGGAAGACCAGCGGCATCATCCGCAATGCCGACAACAGCCATGGCGCGCGCGAAGACTCTCCGCTGCGGCTGTTCGTGGCATTCGATGGCGACAAGGGCGCGTTGCCGCTCAAGGACCAGTTGATGTACGAGATGGCGCGGCTGACCACCGGGCGCGAGATGCCGTATGCCACGCTGATGTATATCTGGGGCGGGCAGCGCGCGGAAGGCGCGGTGGTGAAAAATCCACATACCGATCGTGTGCGCATGATCGTGGTGGATAGCGGCACGAAGCACGCCAATAAGTGGCGTTGCCACGAGCGCGACCTGCGCGCCGACTATCGCAAGGCGTTCGGGACCGACCCCGGCCAAGTCATCGCCGTCGGCATCATGACCGATACCGACAATACCAAAAGCAAGGCCGAAGCCTGGTACGGCGACATCGCGCTGGACTAG
- a CDS encoding enoyl-CoA hydratase, translating into MPYENILVETRGRVGLVTLNRPKALNALNDALMDELGAALTAFDQDEGIGAIVITGSERAFAAGADIGMMAKYSFMDVYKGDYITRNWETIRKIRKPVIAGVAGYALGGGCELAMMCDIVIAADSAKFGQPEVKLGTMPGAGGTQRLPRAVSKAKAMDLCLTARMMDAAEAERSGLVSRVVPADKLLDEVLAAAETIAGFSLPVVMMIKESVNAAYETTLAEGVHFERRLFHATFASEDQKEGMAAFVEKRRANFQHR; encoded by the coding sequence ATGCCGTACGAGAACATCCTGGTCGAGACCCGTGGCCGCGTTGGCCTGGTCACGCTGAACCGCCCGAAGGCCCTGAATGCGCTCAATGATGCGCTGATGGATGAACTGGGTGCCGCGCTGACCGCCTTTGACCAGGATGAGGGTATCGGCGCCATCGTCATCACCGGCAGCGAGCGCGCCTTCGCCGCCGGTGCCGATATCGGCATGATGGCCAAGTATTCCTTCATGGATGTCTACAAGGGCGACTACATCACCCGCAACTGGGAAACCATCCGCAAGATCCGCAAGCCCGTGATCGCCGGCGTGGCCGGCTACGCGCTCGGTGGCGGCTGTGAGCTGGCGATGATGTGCGACATCGTCATCGCCGCGGATTCGGCCAAGTTTGGCCAGCCCGAGGTCAAGCTCGGCACCATGCCCGGCGCGGGCGGCACCCAGCGCCTGCCGCGCGCCGTGTCCAAGGCCAAGGCGATGGACCTGTGCCTGACCGCGCGCATGATGGACGCCGCCGAGGCCGAGCGCTCAGGCCTGGTATCGCGCGTGGTGCCGGCCGACAAGCTGCTGGACGAAGTGCTGGCGGCAGCCGAGACCATCGCCGGGTTCTCGCTGCCGGTGGTGATGATGATCAAGGAGTCGGTCAACGCCGCCTACGAGACCACGCTGGCCGAGGGTGTTCATTTCGAGCGTCGGCTGTTCCACGCCACCTTCGCCAGCGAAGACCAGAAGGAAGGTATGGCCGCCTTCGTCGAGAAGCGCCGCGCGAATTTCCAGCACCGCTAA
- a CDS encoding amino acid ABC transporter ATP-binding protein, whose protein sequence is MIAARDIFKSFGPLQVLRGVSLTLRKGDVTAVIGPSGSGKSTLLRCLNHLEVIDRGTLHIEGETLAAAGPDGAARYVPEAEVRRICRKMGMVFQSFNLFPHMTVLQNIIEAPVTVKGLRRDAVIPKAEELLRKVGLLAKRDSYPARLSGGQKQRVAIARALAMEPDIMLFDEPTSALDPELTGEVLRTMRQLAEEHMTMLVVTHEMGFAREVANHVVFMDEGTILEEGRPDAVFGAPAHARTREFLAHML, encoded by the coding sequence ATGATCGCGGCACGCGACATCTTCAAGTCGTTCGGGCCGCTGCAGGTCTTGCGCGGCGTTTCGCTGACCTTGCGCAAGGGCGATGTCACCGCCGTGATCGGCCCGTCGGGCTCGGGCAAGAGTACCTTGCTGCGTTGCCTGAACCATCTCGAGGTGATCGACCGCGGCACCCTGCATATCGAGGGCGAGACGCTGGCCGCGGCCGGTCCCGACGGCGCGGCCCGCTATGTGCCAGAGGCGGAAGTGCGCCGCATCTGTCGGAAGATGGGCATGGTGTTCCAGTCGTTCAACCTGTTTCCGCACATGACGGTGCTGCAGAACATCATCGAGGCGCCGGTGACCGTCAAGGGCCTGCGGCGCGATGCAGTCATCCCCAAGGCCGAGGAGTTGCTGCGCAAGGTCGGCCTGCTGGCCAAGCGCGACAGCTACCCGGCGCGGCTGTCCGGCGGCCAGAAGCAGCGGGTGGCGATCGCGCGCGCGCTGGCGATGGAGCCCGACATCATGCTGTTCGACGAGCCCACTTCCGCGCTCGACCCGGAACTGACCGGCGAAGTGCTGCGCACCATGCGGCAGCTTGCCGAAGAGCATATGACCATGCTCGTCGTCACCCATGAAATGGGGTTTGCCCGGGAAGTGGCCAACCATGTCGTCTTCATGGACGAGGGCACCATTCTCGAAGAAGGCCGGCCCGACGCCGTGTTCGGGGCACCAGCGCACGCCCGCACCCGCGAATTCCTCGCGCACATGCTCTAG
- a CDS encoding amino acid ABC transporter permease, translating to MDYVLSLLLPLAQGAKVTLALFAITLALSVPLGLALALARISSWPLLSGLVNGYIWLMRGTPLMLQMLFIYFALPFVPVIGVRLPDFPAAVVAFALNYAAYFAEIFRAGIKSVDRGQYEASKALGMTYFQIMRRVVLPQMVSRVLPPVSNETITLIKDTSLIYVLALNDILRTARGIVQRDFTTTPFLVAALFYLVMTLILTWFFQNLEKRYAKHDD from the coding sequence ATGGATTACGTCTTATCTCTTCTGCTGCCCTTGGCGCAGGGTGCCAAAGTCACGCTGGCGCTATTCGCCATCACGCTCGCCCTGTCGGTGCCGCTCGGGCTTGCGCTGGCACTGGCGCGCATTTCGTCCTGGCCGCTGCTGAGCGGCCTGGTCAACGGCTATATCTGGCTGATGCGCGGCACGCCGCTGATGCTGCAGATGCTGTTTATCTATTTTGCGCTGCCGTTCGTGCCGGTCATCGGCGTGCGGCTGCCTGATTTTCCGGCGGCAGTGGTGGCCTTCGCGCTCAACTACGCCGCGTACTTCGCCGAAATCTTCCGGGCCGGAATCAAGTCCGTCGACCGCGGCCAGTACGAGGCCAGCAAGGCGCTGGGCATGACGTACTTCCAGATCATGCGGCGCGTGGTGCTGCCGCAGATGGTCAGCCGCGTGCTGCCGCCGGTCAGCAATGAAACCATTACGCTGATCAAGGACACCTCGCTGATCTACGTGCTGGCCCTCAACGACATCCTGCGCACCGCGCGCGGCATCGTGCAGCGCGATTTCACCACCACGCCTTTCCTCGTCGCCGCGCTGTTTTACCTCGTGATGACGCTGATTCTGACCTGGTTCTTCCAGAATCTCGAAAAACGCTATGCCAAACATGATGACTAG
- a CDS encoding amino acid ABC transporter substrate-binding protein, producing the protein MKKLAALLLISSVALFAACGKKESAPAPAAGTDTATKIIVGLDDNFPPMGFRDANNELAGFDIDMAKEASRRLGMTVEFKPIDWSAKEAELNGKRVDVLWNGLTITEERKKNISFTAPYMTNHQIVIVGTQSPVKAKADLAGRTVGAQDGSSAVDAIKKESQVAASLKELKTFGDNVTALMDLSAGRLDAIVVDEVVGRYLISKRAGEYRVLEENFGTEDYGVGVRKDDAELLGKLDQTLASMKQDGTAARIATQWFGADITK; encoded by the coding sequence ATGAAGAAGCTCGCTGCATTGCTCCTGATCTCGTCCGTCGCGCTGTTCGCCGCGTGCGGCAAGAAAGAATCCGCCCCCGCGCCGGCTGCCGGCACGGATACGGCCACCAAGATCATCGTGGGCCTGGACGACAATTTCCCGCCGATGGGTTTCCGCGATGCCAACAATGAGCTGGCCGGCTTCGATATCGACATGGCCAAGGAGGCCAGCCGCCGCCTCGGCATGACGGTCGAGTTCAAGCCGATCGACTGGAGCGCCAAGGAGGCGGAGCTGAACGGCAAGCGCGTCGACGTGCTGTGGAACGGGCTGACCATCACCGAAGAGCGCAAGAAGAACATCAGCTTTACCGCGCCCTACATGACCAACCACCAGATCGTCATCGTCGGCACCCAGTCGCCGGTGAAGGCCAAGGCTGACCTCGCCGGCCGCACCGTAGGCGCGCAGGACGGCAGCAGCGCGGTGGATGCCATCAAGAAGGAAAGCCAGGTTGCCGCCAGCCTGAAGGAACTCAAGACCTTCGGCGACAACGTGACGGCGCTGATGGACCTGTCGGCGGGCCGCCTCGACGCGATCGTGGTCGATGAAGTGGTGGGCCGCTACCTGATCAGCAAGCGTGCCGGCGAATACCGCGTGCTGGAAGAAAACTTCGGCACCGAGGATTACGGCGTCGGCGTGCGCAAGGATGACGCCGAACTGCTCGGCAAGCTCGACCAGACCCTGGCATCGATGAAGCAGGACGGCACCGCGGCGCGTATCGCCACCCAGTGGTTTGGCGCCGACATTACCAAGTAA
- the paaG gene encoding 2-(1,2-epoxy-1,2-dihydrophenyl)acetyl-CoA isomerase PaaG, whose protein sequence is MPPTSTPAGQPVSIESGPILLAWQGPVAVITLNRPDKLNSFTRAMHQALQQALDHVEGGGARALLLTGAGRGFCAGQDLADLDFTPGHMTDLGELIDTWFNPLIRRLQALPLPVVAAVNGTAAGAGANLALACDMVLAARSASFIQAFVKIGLAPDSGGTWLLPQRIGMARALGLAMTGERLSAEDAEAWGLVWQTMDDPLLPEQALALATHLAAQPTRALAAIKRAMYASATATLDAQLDLERDLQRELGQSADYAEGVNAFLAKRAPHFTGK, encoded by the coding sequence ATGCCCCCGACGTCCACGCCCGCTGGCCAGCCGGTCAGCATCGAGAGCGGCCCCATCCTGCTGGCATGGCAGGGACCGGTCGCGGTCATCACGCTCAATCGTCCCGACAAGCTCAACAGCTTCACCCGCGCCATGCACCAGGCGCTGCAGCAGGCGCTCGACCATGTCGAGGGCGGTGGCGCCCGGGCCCTGCTGCTGACGGGCGCCGGCCGCGGCTTCTGTGCGGGCCAGGACCTGGCCGACCTGGACTTCACCCCCGGGCACATGACCGACCTGGGCGAACTGATCGATACCTGGTTCAATCCGCTGATCCGCCGCCTGCAGGCCCTGCCGCTGCCGGTGGTGGCGGCGGTCAACGGCACCGCGGCAGGCGCCGGCGCCAACCTGGCGCTGGCCTGCGACATGGTGCTGGCGGCGCGCTCCGCCAGCTTTATCCAGGCCTTCGTCAAGATCGGGCTGGCGCCGGACTCGGGCGGCACCTGGCTGCTGCCGCAGCGCATCGGCATGGCGCGCGCGCTGGGCCTGGCCATGACCGGCGAGCGCCTGAGCGCCGAGGATGCCGAAGCCTGGGGCCTGGTCTGGCAGACCATGGACGACCCGCTGCTGCCGGAACAGGCGCTGGCGCTGGCAACGCACCTGGCCGCGCAGCCGACGCGCGCGCTGGCCGCGATCAAGCGCGCCATGTATGCCAGCGCCACGGCCACACTCGACGCCCAACTCGACCTCGAACGCGACCTGCAGCGCGAGCTTGGCCAGTCCGCCGACTATGCCGAGGGCGTCAACGCCTTCCTCGCCAAGCGCGCCCCGCACTTCACCGGCAAGTAG